Proteins encoded together in one Apteryx mantelli isolate bAptMan1 chromosome 31, bAptMan1.hap1, whole genome shotgun sequence window:
- the LOC106484815 gene encoding methanethiol oxidase-like, with protein sequence MGPREELAYVTCTYRETGIDQPDFLATIDLNPRSPHYCQVIHRLPMPNLKDELYFSGWNAGSTCFDNITTRRNKLILPGLISSRIYVVDVGTQCRAPKLCKVIEPVDVFWKCNKGHLSAVHSLPNGDILISSTGDPAGNGKGGFIVLDGETFELKGNWENECGVPPNGHDFWFQPRHNVLISSDGLVPKRAGLGFNPDDLKKGVFGHRLNVWNLSCRTLIQCFDLGEDSLPLKVKFLHNPDAAEGYVSCALSGIVYRFYKNERDCWAVEEVIKIPAKKVRGWILPEMPALTADSVISLDDRFLYLSNWLHGDIRQYDISNSCKPKLVGQVFVGGSILRGGPVIVCRDEELKCQPEPLVIKCKRVYSGPHRMQLSVDGKRLYVTNSFYSTWDKQLYPDAVKEGSVMLQIDVDTENGGLTVNKNFLVDFGKEPCGPCLAHDIRFPCGDSTSDILA encoded by the exons ATGG GTCCCAGAGAGGAGCTTGCATACGTGACCTGTACCTACAGGGAAACAGGCATCGACCAGCCTGACTTCCTGGCCACCATTGATCTTAACCCCAGATCTCCACACTATTGCCAG GTGATCCATCGCCTGCCCATGCCCAACCTCAAAGACGAGTTGTATTTCTCAGGGTGGAATGCTGGAAGCACCTGCTTTGACAATATCACAACGAGAAGGAACAAGCTGATTCTTCCCGGTTTGATTTCTTCCCGCATTTACGTGGTGGATGTGGGTACACAGTGCCGGGCTCCCAAACTGTGTAAG GTGATTGAGCCAGTGGATGTCTTCTGGAAGTGTAACAAGGGCCACCTCTCTGCAGTTCATAGCCTGCCTAATGGTGATATCCTGATTTCCAGCACAGGAGATCCAGCTGGCAATGGAAAAG GTGGTTTTATTGTCCTGGATGGGGAGACCTTTGAGCTGAAGGGGAACTGGGAGAATGAGTGCGGAGTCCCCCCCAACGGACATGACTTCTGGTTCCAGCCGCGCCACAATGTTCTGATAAGCTCTGACGGATTAGTCCCCAAACGTGCAGGACTTGGGTTTAATCCAGATGACCTGAAGAAAG GGGTCTTTGGGCACCGCCTGAATGTGTGGAACTTGTCCTGCCGTACCCTCATCCAGTGCTTTGACCTGGGGGAGGACTCTCTGCCCCTGAAAGTTAAATTCCTCCACAACCCCGATGCTGCCGAGGGATATGTCAGCTGTGCCCTGAGTGGCATTGTCTATCGCTTCTACAAGAACGAG AGAGACTGCTGGGCAGTAGAGGAGGTGATTAAGATACCGGCAAAGAAGGTGAGGGGATGGATTCTCCCTGAGATGCCAG CTCTCACAGCCGACTCCGTCATCTCGCTGGATGACAGGTTCCTGTATCTCAGCAACTGGCTGCACGGAGACATCCGCCAGTATGACATCTCCAATTCCTGCAAGCCCAAGCTGGTGGGACAG GTGTTTGTGGGAGGCAGTATCCTCAGAGGTGGGCCTGTAATTGTGTGTAGAGATGAAGAGCTGAAGTGTCAGCCGGAGCCCTTGGTGATCAAG TGCAAGAGAGTGTACAGCGGTCCTCATAGAATGCAGCTCAGCGTGGATGGCAAGAGGCTGTACGTTACCAACTCCTTCTACAGCACATGGGACAAGCAGCTCTACCCGGATGCGGTCAA GGAAGGCTCTGTCATGCTGCAGATTGATGTGGACACTGAGAATGGTGGCCTGACCGTGAACAAGAACTTCCTGGTGGATTTTGGGAAGGAACCCTGTGGGCCTTGCCTTGCTCATGATATCCGCTTCCCTTGTGGAGATTCCACCTCCGATATCTTGGCCTAG